The Lichenihabitans psoromatis genome contains a region encoding:
- a CDS encoding glycosyltransferase family 2 protein — protein MNGVTVLVPQAGPVAPHEPTSHPIGGHDPAGSLNICVVFATRGRPDSLSAVVAALDHQTRRPSSIILSCTSRDDAGVAADRSDVTLLIGPAGCCAQRNTALRHLPIDTHIVVFFDDDFVPHPNWLRAVAATFTARPDVSAITGRLIADGIKGPGLSFDDACEMIEAFGDKDLDAIEEHYSPYGCNMAFRVEALDGLTFDERLVLYGWLEDRDFGAALARRGGRSIKLGAALGVHLGIKTSRMPGNRLGYSQIVNPIYLFRKGHMSVWSVADHLGRNMLSNLFGSFAPEPYVDRRGRLRGNLVGIGDLVRGRVAPERAAQL, from the coding sequence ATGAACGGGGTTACGGTTTTGGTCCCGCAAGCCGGTCCAGTCGCCCCACACGAGCCAACATCGCATCCGATCGGCGGCCACGACCCCGCAGGCTCACTCAACATCTGCGTCGTCTTTGCGACGAGAGGTCGTCCCGATAGTCTGAGCGCCGTGGTGGCTGCGCTCGACCATCAAACCCGTCGGCCGTCCTCGATCATTCTCTCCTGCACGTCGCGCGACGATGCCGGCGTCGCGGCAGACCGATCCGACGTCACTCTTTTGATCGGCCCGGCCGGCTGTTGCGCCCAACGCAACACGGCGCTTCGTCATCTGCCGATCGATACCCACATCGTGGTCTTCTTCGACGACGATTTCGTGCCGCATCCAAATTGGTTGAGAGCCGTTGCGGCGACCTTCACGGCGCGGCCGGATGTCAGTGCCATCACGGGACGACTGATCGCCGACGGCATCAAGGGTCCCGGTCTGTCCTTCGACGACGCTTGCGAGATGATCGAAGCCTTCGGTGACAAAGACCTTGATGCGATCGAGGAGCATTATAGCCCCTACGGATGCAACATGGCGTTCCGTGTTGAGGCGCTCGACGGGCTGACGTTCGACGAACGTCTGGTCTTATACGGCTGGCTCGAAGATCGAGACTTCGGCGCCGCACTCGCGAGACGCGGTGGGCGCTCGATCAAACTCGGCGCCGCCCTCGGCGTACATCTCGGGATCAAGACAAGTAGGATGCCGGGCAATCGGCTGGGTTATTCCCAGATCGTCAATCCGATTTACCTCTTCCGCAAGGGCCATATGTCGGTGTGGTCCGTCGCCGACCATCTTGGACGGAACATGCTCAGCAACCTTTTCGGCTCGTTTGCGCCGGAGCCTTACGTCGACCGCCGCGGTCGCTTGCGCGGCAATCTCGTCGGGATCGGCGATCTGGTGCGGGGACGCGTCGCGCCCGAACGAGCCGCCCAGCTTTGA
- a CDS encoding glycosyltransferase family 4 protein, with translation MAPARLAPEGPSPFASRQPTKDCGFAINGRFYTQATTGVQRYAREITRAIDRLLGEQNRTGTVVLPVDDVPLPILEALTVRRLGPLASHAWEQAVLPLRTREPLLNLCNTAPVLRRDQVVCIHDANVFIQPESYGAAFRYLYRGLQPALARRAMRIASVSRTAAQQLSEHLPIKASAIAVLPNGHEHALQWRSAASTLFRDDPMSRPFVLLLGSRAKHKNADLILGLADALDARGLDLVVAGGQAGIFAALAESHAANIRWLGVVSDDDLALLFSTALCLAFPSFTEGFGLPIVEAMALGCPVVSSDRASMPEICGSAALLASPTDASAWLAHITRLRDSVDLRQDLVGRGHQQVRLYSWAASARGYLDMFDV, from the coding sequence ATGGCGCCAGCACGCCTCGCGCCAGAGGGTCCATCGCCATTCGCAAGCCGACAGCCGACCAAGGATTGCGGCTTCGCGATCAATGGCCGCTTCTATACGCAAGCGACGACCGGCGTGCAGCGTTACGCCCGTGAGATCACCCGAGCGATCGATCGGCTCCTCGGTGAACAGAACCGGACCGGCACGGTCGTTCTCCCCGTCGACGATGTCCCGCTGCCGATCCTCGAAGCCTTGACGGTCCGGCGGCTCGGTCCGCTCGCAAGTCACGCGTGGGAGCAAGCGGTTCTCCCGCTTCGAACCCGCGAGCCTCTCTTAAATCTGTGCAACACCGCGCCGGTGCTTCGGCGCGACCAGGTCGTCTGCATCCACGATGCGAATGTCTTCATCCAGCCCGAAAGTTACGGCGCGGCCTTCCGCTACCTTTACCGAGGATTGCAACCCGCGCTCGCGAGACGCGCCATGCGGATCGCCTCGGTGTCGCGAACGGCGGCTCAACAACTCTCCGAGCATCTGCCCATCAAGGCCTCAGCCATTGCGGTACTGCCGAACGGCCACGAACATGCGTTGCAGTGGCGGTCCGCAGCCTCGACCCTGTTCCGGGATGATCCGATGTCGCGACCGTTCGTGCTTTTGCTCGGCAGTCGCGCCAAACACAAAAATGCCGATCTCATTCTCGGCCTCGCCGACGCTCTCGACGCGCGCGGGCTCGATCTGGTGGTTGCAGGGGGGCAGGCCGGCATCTTCGCGGCCCTGGCCGAGAGCCATGCCGCCAATATCCGGTGGCTGGGTGTCGTGTCGGACGATGATCTCGCGCTGCTGTTCTCGACCGCACTTTGCCTCGCCTTCCCCTCGTTCACGGAAGGATTCGGACTGCCGATCGTCGAAGCCATGGCGCTCGGTTGCCCGGTCGTCTCATCCGATCGCGCCAGCATGCCGGAAATCTGCGGCTCGGCGGCTCTGTTGGCCTCGCCCACCGATGCATCGGCTTGGCTGGCGCATATCACGCGACTTCGCGACTCGGTCGATCTCCGGCAGGACCTCGTCGGACGAGGTCACCAGCAGGTGAGGTTGTATTCTTGGGCGGCTTCGGCGCGCGGCTACCTCGACATGTTCGATGTTTGA
- a CDS encoding sugar transferase, whose amino-acid sequence MPIRSFLTQSRVEAIVVIDSSSTTITASTTSGRATSSGDYAFETRSTSKSLKRGLDVSVVVFALIVFLPLILTIVALLVLTQGRPILFRHHRVGRGGKVFPCFKFRTMAVQGDDILRRHLATNAEARSEWDETRKLKNDPRITPLGHILRKSSIDELPQFMNILRGEMSLVGPRPIVDDEIKYYGPHIQHYYRVRPGLTGAWQIAGRNDVSYSTRVQLDSDYVANWSFGRDLSILVKTVPAVLRSKGSY is encoded by the coding sequence ATGCCAATTAGGAGTTTTTTAACGCAATCTAGGGTTGAGGCAATCGTCGTGATTGACAGTAGTAGCACGACCATCACGGCCTCGACGACATCCGGCCGCGCAACGTCCTCCGGGGACTATGCATTTGAGACGCGTTCCACTTCGAAAAGCCTGAAGCGCGGGCTCGATGTGAGTGTCGTGGTCTTTGCACTCATTGTTTTTCTTCCGCTTATACTGACAATCGTGGCGTTGCTGGTCCTAACCCAAGGTCGCCCGATCCTCTTTCGACATCATCGGGTCGGCCGCGGCGGAAAAGTGTTCCCGTGTTTTAAATTTCGCACGATGGCGGTCCAAGGAGACGATATTCTCCGCCGGCATCTGGCCACCAATGCAGAGGCGCGTTCCGAATGGGACGAGACGCGGAAATTGAAGAACGACCCGCGAATCACGCCACTTGGCCATATCTTGCGAAAGTCGAGCATCGACGAGTTGCCGCAATTCATGAACATCTTGCGCGGCGAGATGAGTCTGGTCGGTCCCCGGCCGATTGTCGATGACGAGATCAAGTATTACGGGCCGCACATCCAGCATTACTACCGTGTTCGTCCGGGATTGACAGGCGCCTGGCAGATCGCCGGTCGCAACGACGTGTCCTATTCGACGCGCGTTCAACTCGACTCGGATTACGTTGCCAATTGGAGCTTCGGGCGCGATCTGTCCATATTGGTTAAAACCGTCCCGGCCGTGCTTCGCTCGAAAGGCAGCTACTAA
- a CDS encoding glycosyltransferase, with amino-acid sequence MRVAIIHYWLVGMRGGEKVIEALCRLYPQADIFTHVYVPSAISDTINAHRVETSFISKLPRAAKNYKSYLPLMPMALEQLDLRGYDLIISSESGPSKGIIPPAGALHVCYCHSPMRYIWNMFHDYRDRSGALTKLLMPPISHYLRTWDAISATRVHRFAANSRTVAQRLQTYYRRDATVIYPPVDVQAFSPVPRDEVEDYYLMVGELVAYKRPDLAVEAFNRSGKTLVIVGGGEMLARIKAMAASNVMVLGPQPFERLRHLYARCRALIFPGEEDFGIVPVECMASGRPVIAYGRGGATETVIEGETGTFFMRQTSDDILAACDRCETLDLDPLDIAAKAGRFSTARFDDHMRRFIASSLARQSGPEWDVAIASDEFLPAA; translated from the coding sequence ATGCGAGTCGCAATTATCCACTATTGGCTCGTCGGCATGCGTGGTGGCGAGAAAGTCATCGAGGCGCTCTGCCGACTTTATCCGCAGGCCGATATTTTCACGCATGTCTATGTGCCGTCCGCGATCTCCGACACGATCAATGCGCATCGGGTCGAGACCTCGTTCATCTCAAAGTTGCCGCGCGCCGCCAAAAACTACAAATCCTATCTGCCGCTGATGCCGATGGCGCTCGAACAGCTCGATTTGCGTGGCTATGATCTCATTATCAGTAGTGAGTCAGGTCCGAGTAAAGGCATCATCCCTCCGGCTGGCGCGTTGCATGTTTGTTACTGCCACTCTCCGATGCGCTACATCTGGAACATGTTCCACGATTACCGAGATCGTAGCGGTGCGCTCACAAAACTGCTGATGCCACCCATCTCGCATTATCTTCGCACCTGGGATGCCATTTCGGCGACCCGCGTGCATCGGTTTGCGGCAAACTCGCGAACCGTCGCGCAACGGCTGCAGACCTATTACCGCCGCGACGCCACCGTCATTTATCCCCCGGTCGACGTGCAAGCATTCTCGCCTGTGCCACGCGACGAGGTCGAGGACTATTATTTGATGGTTGGCGAGCTCGTGGCCTACAAACGGCCGGATCTCGCAGTCGAAGCCTTCAACCGCTCGGGGAAGACGCTCGTGATCGTCGGCGGTGGCGAGATGCTGGCCCGGATCAAAGCGATGGCGGCCTCGAACGTCATGGTGCTCGGGCCACAACCCTTCGAGCGGCTTCGCCATCTTTACGCCCGCTGCCGCGCCCTGATTTTCCCGGGCGAGGAGGATTTCGGCATCGTGCCGGTCGAGTGTATGGCCAGCGGGCGCCCCGTCATCGCTTATGGTCGCGGGGGTGCGACGGAGACGGTGATCGAGGGCGAGACCGGGACGTTCTTCATGCGTCAGACGAGCGACGACATTCTGGCAGCCTGTGATCGATGTGAGACGCTCGATCTCGATCCCCTCGATATCGCGGCAAAAGCGGGCCGGTTCAGCACGGCACGATTCGACGATCACATGCGGCGGTTCATCGCGTCCAGTTTGGCGCGGCAGAGTGGGCCAGAGTGGGATGTCGCGATCGCCTCGGACGAGTTTCTACCGGCCGCCTGA
- a CDS encoding FAD-dependent oxidoreductase encodes MAQETVLPSATGASPLMPRYDQIFPTLTQGEIDRLRPYGTIRHYEDRDTLFETGEASCGLFVILAGHVAITQRDGLGHVVPIVEEGPGQFLAEVGQLSGRPALVDGRALGAVVVLLIPPDHLRRLLIGEADLGERITRALILRRVNLIQSGAGGPVLVGPATSNGILRLQNFLTRNGLPHHVLDPSADPEAGDVVARYAPAAQDLPLAIFADGTAIRQATEEAIAAKLGMIASGARDRIYDVAIVGAGPAGLATAVYAASEGLSVLVFDERAYGGQAGASARIENYLGFPTGISGQALTGRAYVQAQKFGAEMMIPCPVKSLDCRNASSTFALVIDDGAPVCARSVVVATGARYRRPDIPSLATFEGRGVWYWASPIEAQLCAGQDVILVGGGNSAGQAAVFLSGHVKLVKMMIRGDDLADSMSRYLIDRIEAASNIELMRRTEIIGLSGQPEAWLERVRWREGRDGDEIEADIRNVFLFIGADPATGWLAGCDVTIDKAGFILTGENPTDTGASPLQSSIPGVFAVGDVRSGSVKRVGGAIGEGAQVVAAIHRYLADRPMTSMAQESAFAISESRPEP; translated from the coding sequence ATGGCGCAAGAGACGGTCCTCCCCAGCGCGACCGGGGCATCGCCCTTGATGCCCCGCTACGACCAGATCTTTCCCACGCTGACCCAGGGGGAGATCGATCGGCTCCGGCCTTATGGAACGATCCGACACTACGAGGATCGTGACACCCTGTTCGAAACCGGCGAAGCGAGTTGCGGCCTCTTCGTGATTCTGGCGGGCCATGTCGCCATCACGCAACGCGATGGCCTGGGTCATGTCGTCCCGATCGTCGAGGAAGGCCCAGGGCAGTTTCTCGCCGAGGTCGGTCAATTGTCGGGGCGACCGGCTCTCGTCGATGGGCGCGCCCTTGGTGCCGTCGTTGTCCTGCTCATCCCGCCCGATCATCTCCGCCGCCTTCTCATCGGCGAGGCCGATCTCGGCGAGCGGATCACGCGGGCCCTCATTCTAAGACGGGTCAATCTCATCCAGAGCGGAGCGGGCGGGCCGGTTCTGGTCGGCCCAGCGACATCGAACGGCATCCTTCGCCTGCAGAATTTTCTCACCCGCAACGGCCTGCCTCATCACGTGCTCGACCCTTCGGCGGACCCGGAAGCCGGGGATGTCGTGGCCCGTTATGCTCCTGCGGCGCAAGATCTTCCGCTCGCCATCTTTGCGGACGGGACAGCCATTCGGCAGGCCACGGAGGAGGCGATTGCGGCCAAGCTTGGCATGATCGCCTCCGGCGCGCGAGATCGGATCTACGATGTCGCGATCGTCGGTGCCGGGCCGGCCGGCTTAGCGACGGCCGTCTACGCGGCCTCGGAGGGCCTCTCGGTTCTGGTCTTCGACGAGCGCGCCTATGGCGGACAGGCCGGGGCCAGCGCCCGCATTGAAAACTATCTCGGCTTTCCGACCGGCATCTCCGGTCAGGCCTTGACCGGACGCGCTTATGTTCAAGCCCAGAAGTTCGGGGCCGAAATGATGATCCCGTGCCCGGTCAAGTCGCTCGATTGCAGAAACGCCAGTTCGACCTTCGCGCTCGTGATCGACGACGGCGCGCCGGTCTGCGCCCGGTCGGTGGTGGTGGCCACCGGCGCGCGCTACCGTCGGCCAGATATCCCCTCCCTCGCGACGTTCGAGGGGCGTGGTGTCTGGTATTGGGCCTCCCCGATCGAAGCGCAGCTCTGCGCCGGGCAGGATGTCATTCTCGTGGGAGGTGGCAATTCGGCCGGTCAGGCGGCCGTGTTTTTGTCTGGCCACGTGAAGTTGGTCAAGATGATGATCCGCGGCGACGACCTCGCCGACAGCATGTCGCGTTATCTGATCGACCGGATTGAGGCGGCATCCAACATCGAATTGATGCGCCGAACCGAGATCATCGGACTCTCCGGACAGCCAGAGGCCTGGCTTGAGCGGGTGCGGTGGCGCGAGGGGCGGGACGGCGACGAAATTGAGGCGGATATCCGCAACGTCTTCCTATTTATTGGCGCCGATCCCGCGACCGGCTGGCTCGCGGGATGCGATGTCACGATCGACAAGGCCGGGTTCATCCTGACGGGCGAGAACCCGACCGACACGGGCGCATCCCCGTTGCAATCCAGCATCCCTGGCGTGTTTGCGGTTGGCGACGTTCGCTCCGGATCGGTGAAACGGGTCGGAGGCGCTATTGGCGAGGGCGCGCAGGTCGTCGCCGCAATCCATCGCTATCTCGCCGATCGCCCGATGACATCCATGGCGCAGGAAAGCGCTTTCGCGATCAGTGAAAGCAGACCAGAGCCTTAA
- a CDS encoding LLM class flavin-dependent oxidoreductase: protein MPAFSVLDLAPVPQGCTPGDALRRTLDLAQHAEGWGYNRYWVAEHHNMVGIASAATAVVVGYIAGGTRTIRVGSGGIMLPNHAPLVIAEQFGTLASLYPGRIDLGLGRAPGTDQRTLRALRRDPSVADNFPQDVLELQALFGPLQPGQTIQAVPGTDLNVPLWILGSSLFGAQLAGMLGLPYAFASHFAPDALIQALAMYRAKFQPSDQLERPHAMVGVNVVVAETDAEARRLFTSMQQAFTNMFRGTRGLLQPPIDDIDTYWNPAEKAQASNMLGCSFVGSPETVRRGLDRLIENTGADELLVASAIFDHGARLRSYELLGEMQAAFNRQMAYA, encoded by the coding sequence ATGCCTGCATTTTCCGTGCTCGACCTGGCGCCCGTCCCGCAAGGGTGCACGCCAGGGGACGCGCTGCGTCGCACGCTCGACCTAGCCCAACATGCGGAAGGTTGGGGCTATAACCGCTACTGGGTGGCCGAACACCACAATATGGTGGGTATCGCCAGCGCCGCGACCGCTGTCGTCGTCGGTTATATCGCAGGTGGAACACGCACGATCCGGGTCGGATCGGGCGGCATCATGCTCCCGAACCACGCGCCACTCGTGATCGCCGAACAATTTGGCACGCTGGCCTCGCTCTATCCCGGTCGTATCGACCTCGGGCTCGGGCGCGCACCCGGCACAGACCAACGCACGCTGCGGGCGTTGCGTCGTGATCCTTCGGTGGCGGATAATTTTCCGCAGGACGTGCTGGAGCTGCAAGCCCTGTTCGGCCCCCTCCAGCCCGGGCAGACAATCCAGGCCGTTCCGGGAACGGACCTGAACGTTCCGCTCTGGATCCTGGGCTCGAGCTTGTTTGGCGCTCAACTGGCCGGCATGTTGGGCCTCCCCTACGCGTTTGCGTCGCATTTCGCGCCGGATGCCTTGATCCAAGCGCTCGCGATGTACCGGGCCAAGTTCCAGCCGTCCGATCAACTCGAGCGCCCCCATGCCATGGTCGGCGTCAATGTCGTTGTGGCCGAGACCGACGCCGAGGCGCGCCGCCTCTTCACGTCCATGCAGCAAGCTTTTACCAACATGTTCCGCGGCACGCGCGGGCTGCTGCAGCCGCCGATCGACGACATCGACACCTATTGGAACCCGGCCGAAAAGGCTCAGGCCTCCAACATGCTCGGTTGTTCGTTCGTCGGTTCACCCGAGACGGTGCGACGCGGGCTCGACCGTCTGATCGAAAACACTGGCGCTGATGAATTGCTCGTCGCCTCCGCGATCTTCGATCATGGCGCCCGTCTTCGGTCGTATGAGCTGCTCGGCGAAATGCAGGCAGCGTTCAATCGGCAGATGGCTTACGCCTGA
- the panS gene encoding ketopantoate/pantoate/pantothenate transporter PanS, whose protein sequence is MAIVIRLFPLWTVLVAVAAYLSPTTFRPVSPYVALLLGLIMFAMGVSLRIADFKRVFVQPGPVIAGLGLHYLIMPLAAYLIAHALDMPPEITTGMILVGSVASGTASTVMVYLSGGDVALSVTISAFSTLVGIVATPLLTRLYVSADIAVDTVGLLGSIVEIVALPVALGLVVNHLASRLVRRVEPLLPLVSIAAILLIIGAVVGGAQPSIAAVGPLVMVGVILHNGVGLLGGYWGGRLLGFNESVCRTLALEVGMQNSGLAATLGIKYFSPLAALPGAIFSVWHNLSGSLLAGVWAGRPPFKPDATPIERIA, encoded by the coding sequence TTGGCGATCGTAATCCGCTTGTTTCCGCTTTGGACCGTCCTCGTGGCGGTGGCGGCCTATTTGTCGCCAACCACGTTCCGCCCCGTGTCGCCCTATGTGGCGCTGCTTCTCGGTCTCATCATGTTCGCGATGGGTGTGTCGCTGAGGATCGCTGATTTCAAACGCGTCTTCGTGCAGCCAGGCCCGGTAATCGCGGGTCTCGGCCTGCATTATCTCATCATGCCGCTCGCAGCCTATCTGATCGCCCATGCGCTCGATATGCCGCCAGAGATCACGACCGGTATGATCCTGGTCGGCAGCGTGGCGAGCGGCACGGCTTCGACCGTCATGGTGTATTTATCGGGCGGCGACGTGGCGCTCTCCGTGACCATCAGTGCCTTCTCGACGCTCGTGGGCATCGTGGCGACGCCGCTGCTGACCCGCCTTTATGTCTCGGCCGATATCGCGGTCGATACGGTGGGGCTTCTCGGCAGCATCGTCGAGATCGTGGCTCTGCCGGTTGCGCTCGGGCTTGTGGTCAATCACCTCGCATCGAGGCTTGTGCGCCGGGTCGAGCCCCTGCTGCCGCTCGTGTCCATCGCGGCGATCCTGCTGATCATCGGCGCGGTCGTCGGCGGCGCTCAGCCCAGTATCGCGGCGGTCGGCCCCCTCGTGATGGTCGGCGTCATCCTGCACAATGGCGTCGGGCTGCTTGGCGGCTACTGGGGCGGGCGTCTGCTCGGGTTCAACGAGAGCGTCTGCCGAACGTTGGCGCTCGAAGTCGGCATGCAGAATTCGGGTCTGGCGGCAACGCTCGGCATCAAATATTTCTCGCCTCTCGCGGCGTTGCCGGGCGCCATCTTTTCGGTGTGGCACAATCTGTCCGGCTCGTTGTTGGCGGGTGTTTGGGCCGGTCGACCGCCTTTCAAGCCGGACGCGACACCGATTGAACGCATCGCCTGA
- a CDS encoding acyl-CoA dehydrogenase, with amino-acid sequence MTEMPAALHRSAAQFQWDDPFRLAEQLSEDERMIGDTARAFAQEKLQPRIVDAYAHEKTDRAIFEEMGSLGLLGVTLPEQYGGAAASYVAYGLVAREVERVDSGYRSMMSVQSSLVMYPIHAYGDEAQRQRYLPKLASGEWVGCFGLTEPEAGSDPSGMRTRAEKIDGGYRITGAKTWISNAPIADVFVVWAKSDAHEGAIRGFILDKGAKGLSAPKIEGKLSLRASITGEIVMEGVEVPETSLLPNVAGLKGPFGCLNRARYGIAWGVMGAAEDCWHRARSYTLDRKQFGRPLAATQLVQKKLADMQTEIALGLQAALRVGQLFDAGQMAPEMISLIKRNNCGKALDIARMARDMHGGNGIVGEYHVIRHAQNLETVNTYEGTHDVHALILGRAQTGIQAFG; translated from the coding sequence ATGACCGAGATGCCCGCCGCTCTGCATCGCTCTGCCGCGCAATTCCAGTGGGATGATCCGTTCCGCCTTGCCGAGCAATTGAGCGAGGACGAACGGATGATCGGTGACACGGCACGGGCTTTTGCTCAGGAGAAGCTGCAGCCGCGCATCGTCGACGCTTACGCTCATGAAAAGACCGATCGGGCGATCTTCGAGGAGATGGGCTCGCTCGGCCTGCTCGGCGTGACGCTGCCGGAGCAATATGGCGGGGCGGCCGCATCCTATGTGGCCTATGGGCTGGTGGCGCGCGAGGTCGAACGGGTCGATTCGGGCTACCGCTCGATGATGAGCGTGCAATCCTCGTTGGTGATGTACCCGATCCATGCCTATGGCGACGAGGCGCAGCGCCAGCGCTACCTGCCGAAGCTTGCCAGCGGCGAATGGGTGGGATGTTTCGGCCTGACCGAGCCGGAGGCAGGCTCCGACCCGTCCGGCATGCGGACACGCGCCGAGAAGATCGACGGCGGCTATCGCATCACCGGCGCCAAAACCTGGATCTCCAACGCGCCGATCGCGGATGTGTTCGTGGTCTGGGCAAAGTCGGACGCCCACGAGGGCGCGATCCGCGGCTTCATCCTCGACAAGGGCGCCAAAGGTCTGTCGGCGCCGAAGATCGAGGGGAAGCTGTCGCTCCGCGCCTCGATCACGGGCGAGATCGTGATGGAGGGCGTCGAAGTCCCCGAAACCAGCCTGCTGCCGAACGTGGCGGGCCTCAAGGGGCCGTTCGGCTGCCTCAATCGCGCCCGCTATGGAATCGCCTGGGGCGTGATGGGAGCGGCCGAGGATTGCTGGCACCGCGCGCGCAGCTATACGCTCGACCGCAAACAATTCGGTCGGCCGCTGGCCGCCACCCAACTCGTGCAGAAGAAACTCGCCGACATGCAGACCGAGATCGCGCTTGGCTTGCAGGCGGCTTTGCGCGTCGGCCAATTGTTCGACGCCGGCCAGATGGCGCCCGAAATGATCAGCCTGATCAAGCGCAACAATTGCGGGAAGGCGCTCGATATCGCCCGAATGGCGCGGGACATGCATGGCGGCAACGGCATCGTCGGCGAATACCACGTCATTCGCCATGCCCAGAACCTTGAAACCGTCAACACCTACGAGGGAACGCATGATGTCCATGCGCTGATCCTCGGACGGGCGCAGACCGGCATTCAAGCCTTCGGCTGA
- a CDS encoding NAD(P)/FAD-dependent oxidoreductase, with product MISSPHASRAAPTLAIIGAGPAGLMAAEVAAEAGANVTVYDRMPSVGRKFLLAGRGGLNLTHSEPLEAFVPRYGSAAAVLRPALDAFGPDTLRAWSAALGQATFIGSSGRVFPASFKTSPLLRAWLRRLDQRGVTFKPRHRWTGWTTDGGLLFEGPDGAAVVAHADATLLALGGATWPQLGSDGAWVAPLRQAGVDVAPLRPANCGMTVDWSVMFRERFEGHPLKNVALTGAGQTVRGDAMVTRAGLEGGAVYALSAPLRDAIQAQGGTTLLVALRPDIDTPTLARRLGHRPSKQSFSTYLRKSLKLSPAAIGLVQEAHHVAAATGHTEPLADMSPERLAALVNAVPVRLTGTAPMARAISSAGGIRFDAIGPDYMLRTHPGVFAAGEMLDWEAPTGGYLLQVNFATGAAAARGALAWLAAGGSRAP from the coding sequence ATGATCTCGTCGCCCCATGCGAGCCGGGCCGCCCCGACGCTGGCGATCATCGGAGCTGGGCCGGCCGGCCTGATGGCGGCCGAGGTCGCTGCCGAGGCCGGTGCCAACGTGACGGTCTACGATCGCATGCCGTCGGTCGGCCGCAAGTTCCTGCTTGCCGGCCGTGGCGGCCTGAACCTCACGCATAGCGAGCCACTCGAGGCCTTTGTCCCGCGTTACGGCTCGGCCGCAGCCGTCTTGCGCCCTGCTCTCGACGCCTTCGGGCCGGATACGCTTCGAGCCTGGAGCGCGGCGCTCGGCCAAGCCACCTTCATCGGGTCGAGCGGTCGGGTGTTTCCCGCGAGCTTCAAGACATCGCCGCTTCTCCGCGCCTGGTTGCGGCGTCTCGATCAACGCGGCGTGACGTTCAAGCCGCGTCACCGCTGGACCGGTTGGACCACGGATGGCGGCCTGCTGTTCGAGGGGCCGGACGGCGCCGCTGTGGTCGCTCATGCCGACGCGACTCTTCTGGCGCTCGGCGGCGCGACGTGGCCGCAACTCGGCTCGGATGGCGCGTGGGTCGCGCCGTTGCGACAGGCTGGCGTCGATGTCGCGCCGTTGCGCCCGGCAAATTGCGGCATGACGGTCGATTGGTCAGTGATGTTTCGCGAACGATTCGAGGGGCATCCACTCAAGAACGTCGCTTTGACCGGCGCGGGCCAGACAGTGCGGGGAGACGCCATGGTGACGAGGGCGGGGCTGGAAGGCGGCGCGGTTTATGCGCTGTCGGCTCCCCTCCGGGATGCTATCCAGGCGCAGGGAGGCACGACCCTGCTGGTGGCGCTGCGGCCGGACATCGACACCCCGACGCTGGCGCGCCGCCTCGGGCATCGTCCCTCGAAGCAATCCTTTTCGACCTATCTCCGCAAATCCCTGAAGCTCTCGCCAGCGGCGATCGGCCTGGTGCAGGAAGCACATCACGTTGCTGCGGCGACGGGCCACACGGAGCCTTTGGCCGACATGAGTCCCGAACGGCTGGCGGCCTTGGTCAATGCCGTGCCGGTGCGCTTGACCGGGACGGCTCCGATGGCGCGCGCCATCTCCAGCGCGGGCGGCATCCGCTTCGATGCAATCGGCCCCGATTATATGCTGAGGACGCATCCGGGCGTCTTCGCGGCTGGTGAAATGCTGGACTGGGAAGCCCCGACCGGTGGCTACCTGCTCCAGGTAAATTTCGCGACCGGGGCGGCTGCGGCCCGTGGAGCTCTCGCCTGGCTCGCGGCCGGTGGTTCCCGCGCTCCGTAA